In Bacteroidota bacterium, a single window of DNA contains:
- a CDS encoding 2,3,4,5-tetrahydropyridine-2,6-dicarboxylate N-succinyltransferase, with protein sequence MQKQQEIIEAAWGNRALLQDKETLNTIEEIIAMLDEGKIRVAEPSSNTANGWQVNEWVKKAVILYFPTKKMETLHAGVMEFYDKIPLKKNFEKLGVRVVPHGIARYGSFVAPGVIMMPSYVNIGAYVDSGTMVDTWATVGSCAQIGKNVHLSGGVGIGGVLEPVQASPVIIEDNAFIGSRCIVVEGVRIGEEAVLGAGVTLTQSTKILDITQKEVKTYIGYVPPRSVVIPGSYEKDFNAGKFHVPCALIIGQRKESTDKKTSLNNALRDNEVAV encoded by the coding sequence ATGCAAAAACAACAAGAAATTATAGAGGCTGCTTGGGGAAACAGAGCATTGTTGCAAGACAAAGAAACCTTAAACACGATTGAAGAAATCATTGCAATGCTGGATGAAGGCAAGATTAGAGTAGCTGAACCAAGCAGTAACACAGCAAATGGATGGCAAGTAAATGAATGGGTTAAAAAAGCCGTGATTTTGTACTTCCCTACTAAAAAAATGGAAACCTTGCATGCAGGGGTCATGGAATTTTATGATAAAATTCCACTTAAAAAGAATTTTGAAAAGCTGGGTGTACGCGTTGTTCCTCACGGGATTGCTCGTTATGGAAGTTTTGTTGCACCGGGCGTAATTATGATGCCTTCTTATGTCAATATTGGTGCGTATGTCGATAGTGGAACTATGGTGGACACATGGGCAACGGTGGGGTCTTGCGCTCAGATTGGGAAAAATGTGCATTTGAGTGGAGGCGTAGGTATTGGAGGCGTATTAGAACCCGTTCAAGCATCTCCTGTAATTATTGAAGACAATGCCTTTATTGGTTCGCGCTGCATAGTAGTTGAGGGCGTGAGAATTGGGGAAGAAGCTGTTTTGGGCGCAGGAGTAACCCTAACACAATCAACTAAAATTTTAGATATAACTCAAAAAGAGGTAAAAACATACATTGGCTATGTCCCTCCTCGCTCGGTGGTCATACCCGGTTCTTATGAAAAAGATTTTAACGCAGGCAAATTCCATGTGCCTTGCGCACTTATTATAGGTCAAAGAAAAGAGAGCACAGACAAGAAAACTTCTCTTAACAATGCATTGAGAGATAACGAAGTGGCTGTCTAA
- the panB gene encoding 3-methyl-2-oxobutanoate hydroxymethyltransferase has translation MSHHPGKEAKRVTTHTLQEMKQVGEPISMLTAYDYSLARIVDEAGIDVILVGDSASNVMAGHETTLPITLDQMIYHASSVIRGVKRALVVVDLPFGSYQGNSKEALNSAIRIMKESGGHAVKIEGGEEIVESIKRILTAGIPVMGHLGLTPQSIYKFGTYAVRAKAEAEAEKLLSDARALQDAGCFAIVLEKIPNKLAVRVAKSIDIPVIGIGAGGGIDGQVLVLHDMLGINKEFSPRFLRRYLNLYDTITGAIQHYITDVKSKDFPNKKEQY, from the coding sequence ATGAGCCATCATCCAGGCAAAGAAGCCAAACGTGTAACCACGCACACCCTTCAGGAAATGAAACAAGTAGGAGAACCCATTTCAATGCTAACTGCTTACGATTATTCATTAGCACGCATAGTGGATGAAGCAGGAATAGACGTAATCCTTGTTGGAGACTCTGCCTCTAACGTAATGGCCGGACATGAAACAACACTTCCTATTACATTAGACCAAATGATTTATCACGCATCTTCTGTTATTAGAGGTGTGAAACGGGCTCTGGTTGTGGTAGATTTACCTTTCGGTTCATATCAAGGAAACTCCAAAGAGGCACTCAATAGTGCAATCAGAATAATGAAAGAATCAGGAGGACATGCGGTAAAAATTGAAGGTGGAGAAGAAATCGTAGAATCTATCAAACGAATCCTTACCGCAGGCATCCCAGTGATGGGACATTTGGGCTTGACACCTCAATCTATTTATAAATTTGGAACTTATGCAGTACGCGCCAAAGCAGAAGCAGAAGCAGAAAAATTATTGAGTGATGCGCGTGCATTACAAGATGCGGGCTGCTTTGCAATAGTTTTAGAAAAAATTCCTAATAAATTAGCTGTTAGAGTTGCCAAGTCCATTGACATTCCTGTTATTGGAATTGGTGCAGGAGGTGGAATAGACGGCCAAGTCTTGGTCTTGCACGATATGCTAGGTATTAACAAAGAGTTTAGCCCCCGTTTTCTCAGACGCTACCTTAACTTGTATGACACAATAACCGGAGCTATTCAACATTATATCACAGATGTTAAATCTAAGGATTTCCCCAACAAAAAAGAACAGTATTGA
- a CDS encoding DNRLRE domain-containing protein: MNKILLIVLTLSFITSTNAQTDSILIFQPGPGLNDGTDQGGISGGKDVYTNEYIPSQNFAEDSVLFTLPISNCNNTQMRTFIQFDLTYLPTIVDSVFVGFTHKQHTICWSNCVADFYFAAINQPWDETVVNYSNMPTYGASFYGPINISVPNNYGVREYDITTMYNQWKNGTVAYHGFAIYSTTVGCNNGCAMFAAYSSDDTIPANRPYLKIYFNPENQPTLSDSLSAHYPFNGNANDESGNGNDGTVNGATLVADRFGNPNSAYSFNGIDNLIEIANSILPNTPTSYSISVWINPFTSTDGSIIGDRSSSSWDYKYFMNTNPLRLSTSSNINTCVNSTFFDSQTVNLNTWQHLTVTLNTSDNTIKSYINGSLVDSHNGFCWPNQMTATTIGASPNPAGQIDYYYNGIIDDIRIYKRVLTQSEIEALFNENQCRIDQSLTQNNNILTANQSGATYQWLDCDNGYTEMQGETNQSFTATQNGNYAVEITQGVCVDTSACYSVSSLGILENNLGTDITVYPNPTEGMVKIDLGEALSEFNVSIIDGNGKLIRQSTYNNTKMFELNLDVQSGIYLLTINSGNKKATIRLMKN; encoded by the coding sequence ATGAATAAAATACTTTTAATTGTACTTACGCTATCTTTTATTACTTCAACAAACGCTCAAACAGACAGTATTCTAATTTTTCAACCGGGACCGGGATTAAATGACGGAACAGACCAAGGTGGTATAAGCGGAGGAAAAGATGTTTATACAAACGAATACATTCCTTCTCAAAATTTTGCAGAAGACAGTGTATTATTCACACTTCCAATAAGTAACTGTAACAACACCCAGATGCGTACGTTTATTCAGTTTGATTTGACGTATCTTCCAACTATTGTTGACTCGGTTTTTGTCGGATTTACACACAAACAACATACTATTTGCTGGAGCAATTGTGTAGCAGACTTTTATTTTGCTGCAATCAATCAGCCGTGGGACGAAACAGTCGTAAATTACAGTAATATGCCTACTTATGGCGCTTCGTTTTATGGTCCTATTAATATATCAGTACCTAATAATTATGGAGTTAGAGAGTATGATATTACGACAATGTATAATCAGTGGAAAAATGGCACAGTTGCATACCATGGTTTTGCCATATACTCTACAACGGTAGGCTGCAACAATGGTTGTGCAATGTTTGCTGCGTATAGCTCTGATGATACAATTCCGGCAAACAGACCTTATTTAAAAATTTATTTTAATCCTGAAAATCAACCGACTCTTTCCGATAGCTTATCAGCACATTATCCCTTTAATGGAAATGCCAATGATGAAAGTGGGAACGGGAATGACGGTACTGTTAATGGAGCTACGCTGGTAGCCGACCGATTTGGAAATCCAAATAGTGCTTATAGTTTTAATGGAATAGACAATCTTATCGAAATAGCAAATAGTATATTACCCAATACTCCCACATCATACTCCATATCAGTTTGGATTAATCCATTCACATCAACTGATGGTAGTATCATTGGAGACCGTTCTTCTTCAAGTTGGGATTACAAATATTTTATGAATACCAATCCATTGAGATTATCTACGAGTTCAAACATTAATACTTGTGTTAACTCCACTTTCTTTGATTCACAAACAGTCAACCTGAATACTTGGCAACACCTTACAGTAACATTAAACACGAGTGACAATACGATAAAATCATACATTAACGGCTCACTGGTTGATTCACACAATGGTTTTTGCTGGCCTAATCAAATGACAGCAACAACCATAGGGGCTTCTCCTAATCCTGCAGGGCAAATTGATTACTATTATAATGGGATTATTGACGATATCAGAATTTACAAACGTGTTTTAACCCAAAGTGAAATTGAAGCTCTTTTCAATGAGAACCAGTGCAGGATTGATCAATCACTTACTCAAAACAACAATATACTTACTGCTAACCAATCGGGAGCAACCTATCAATGGCTGGATTGCGATAATGGCTATACAGAAATGCAGGGAGAAACAAATCAATCCTTTACAGCAACTCAAAATGGTAATTATGCTGTTGAAATAACACAAGGGGTATGTGTAGATACGTCAGCTTGTTATTCGGTATCAAGCCTTGGAATTTTAGAAAACAATCTGGGCACAGACATCACTGTTTATCCAAACCCAACTGAAGGTATGGTGAAAATTGATTTAGGGGAAGCCTTGTCTGAGTTTAATGTTAGTATAATAGATGGAAACGGCAAATTAATTAGACAATCAACCTACAACAACACCAAAATGTTTGAACTGAATTTAGATGTTCAGTCCGGCATCTATTTATTGACAATTAATTCGGGAAATAAAAAGGCAACGATAAGACTGATGAAAAATTAA
- a CDS encoding DUF5103 domain-containing protein, producing MNNFELTNPTMKYTLLLLTLIVCCSKVQSAKLPLEYKNKTYEEAIMTVILQKTGTEERIPLVSMSNPIGALTLRFDELRPENDYYQYKYIHCSANWTPSELHTFDYIDGAQSENIDNYGFSQNTYFQYTSYSLTFPTENMRLKLSGNYLLVVYRNYDENDIILTQRFMVVNDIANIDAIVERSSEVEYRMKKQEIDFTVKYDNYEIPNPMTDINAVILQNTNWTTAIYGLKPRFVNNGVLDYNYNAENNFWGANEFRYFDIRSLRTMSPSVQRKYIDEYNRPVAELYKEKTRATDPYLEYLDYNGKIVLDNKDGSGRDPNISSDYVQVKFYYINPGGELNTPLYIFGELTNWELKDDYKLVYDKSKNLYYCEATLKQGYYSYWYVTPSANASETINLSLTEGNYYQTENTYTILIYHKNQFLRYDELIGYTQLSSSGKQK from the coding sequence TTGAATAACTTTGAACTGACAAACCCGACCATGAAATACACGCTGTTATTGCTCACTCTCATTGTATGTTGTTCAAAAGTTCAATCAGCTAAGCTGCCTTTGGAATATAAAAACAAAACGTACGAAGAAGCAATCATGACCGTTATTCTGCAAAAGACGGGTACTGAAGAAAGGATTCCTTTAGTAAGTATGTCAAATCCCATTGGCGCTTTAACACTGAGGTTTGATGAATTACGTCCGGAAAATGACTATTATCAATACAAATACATCCATTGCAGCGCAAATTGGACTCCTTCTGAACTGCATACTTTTGACTATATAGACGGAGCACAGTCAGAAAATATTGACAATTACGGATTTTCTCAAAACACTTATTTTCAATACACAAGTTATTCCTTAACATTTCCAACAGAGAACATGCGCCTTAAGCTTTCGGGAAACTATTTGCTTGTGGTGTATCGCAATTATGATGAAAACGACATCATTTTGACACAACGCTTTATGGTAGTTAACGACATTGCCAATATTGATGCAATTGTTGAACGTTCAAGTGAAGTAGAATATCGTATGAAAAAACAAGAAATTGATTTTACGGTCAAATACGACAATTATGAAATTCCCAACCCAATGACAGACATCAATGCTGTCATACTCCAAAACACAAATTGGACTACTGCCATCTACGGATTAAAACCCAGATTTGTAAATAACGGTGTCTTGGATTACAACTATAATGCTGAAAACAACTTTTGGGGCGCAAATGAGTTTAGGTATTTTGATATTCGCAGCCTGCGCACAATGAGCCCAAGTGTACAAAGAAAATATATAGACGAATACAATCGTCCTGTGGCAGAATTATATAAGGAAAAGACACGTGCGACAGACCCCTACCTTGAATACTTGGACTATAATGGCAAAATCGTACTTGACAATAAAGACGGTAGCGGTAGAGACCCAAATATTAGCTCAGACTACGTTCAGGTAAAGTTTTATTATATCAACCCGGGCGGGGAGTTGAACACACCTCTCTATATTTTTGGCGAATTAACTAACTGGGAACTGAAAGACGACTACAAACTGGTTTACGACAAAAGCAAAAACCTATACTATTGCGAAGCTACACTCAAGCAGGGATATTATTCTTATTGGTACGTTACTCCCTCTGCTAACGCATCTGAAACTATCAATTTATCGCTTACCGAAGGTAATTATTACCAAACAGAAAACACCTACACTATCCTAATTTATCATAAGAATCAATTTCTGAGATATGATGAATTAATCGGGTACACCCAACTATCTTCCTCAGGAAAGCAAAAGTGA
- a CDS encoding glycosyltransferase family 4 protein produces the protein MKTLKIGFDAKRIFNNHTGLGVYGRNLVSNLTKQYPANQYFLFTPKETTLFRPNPVNTAVIKPSTPFKALWRSYGINKEIVQNNLDIYHGLSNEIPFKLSKSVKYVCTIHDLIWLRMPETYKSIDRYFYTKKLKHACTNSDIIIATSHQTANDIQELMHVPAHKIRIVYQTGPEIPSHIRSDSPLESPYFFYLSSFQERKNHIPLLKAFANIKDKSNRMLVLAGAEGNTLKEVQQFVASNKLQSDVKILTNISDVQKYWWLKHADAFVYPSAYEGFGIPLIEAMQLGIPLILHDIPVFREIAENTAQYFSLKSEGSLEQELMDFTHNKEPNSCVKAQILPKFSPEHTNQQLFSVYDELTS, from the coding sequence ATGAAAACACTCAAAATCGGTTTTGATGCAAAACGTATTTTTAATAATCACACGGGTTTAGGTGTGTATGGCAGAAATTTAGTCAGTAATTTGACTAAACAATACCCTGCAAACCAATATTTCTTATTTACACCCAAAGAGACTACCCTCTTTCGTCCAAATCCTGTAAACACTGCTGTTATTAAGCCTTCCACGCCTTTTAAAGCATTATGGCGTTCGTACGGAATTAACAAAGAAATAGTGCAAAATAATTTGGATATTTATCATGGATTAAGCAACGAGATACCGTTCAAACTAAGTAAATCTGTCAAATATGTTTGTACCATCCACGATTTGATTTGGCTCAGAATGCCGGAGACATACAAATCTATAGACAGGTATTTTTATACAAAAAAGCTCAAACATGCTTGTACAAACAGTGATATCATCATTGCAACAAGTCATCAGACGGCAAATGACATTCAGGAGTTGATGCATGTTCCGGCACATAAGATTCGCATTGTTTATCAAACAGGACCGGAAATCCCGTCACATATCAGAAGCGACTCACCGCTCGAATCTCCTTATTTCTTCTATCTAAGTTCTTTTCAAGAAAGAAAAAATCATATTCCTTTACTCAAAGCCTTTGCAAACATCAAGGACAAGAGTAACAGAATGTTAGTATTGGCAGGGGCAGAGGGTAATACTTTGAAAGAAGTGCAACAATTTGTTGCATCAAACAAATTACAATCAGACGTAAAAATTCTAACCAATATCAGTGATGTGCAAAAATATTGGTGGCTCAAACATGCGGATGCTTTTGTCTATCCTTCTGCGTATGAAGGCTTTGGCATTCCGCTTATTGAAGCCATGCAACTCGGCATACCATTAATTTTGCATGACATTCCTGTTTTTAGAGAAATTGCAGAAAATACTGCTCAATATTTTTCACTCAAATCCGAAGGCAGCTTAGAGCAAGAATTGATGGATTTCACACATAATAAAGAACCTAATAGTTGTGTTAAAGCACAGATTTTACCAAAATTTTCTCCCGAACATACCAATCAGCAACTTTTTTCCGTTTATGATGAACTAACATCATAA
- a CDS encoding PKD domain-containing protein produces MKKIAFSILTSMLTLMSFVSLAQNEINGYEYWFDNDYAGKTTTTVAVPKQQLTVNQLVSTSGLASGIHTLNFRSFDKNGVYSSVSSSFFYKTSPISNNPNPQVTAYQYWLDNDFGNAVTVSTPAQQQININELISMASVANGIHTLNIRFKDNLNIWSSVARSFFYKTSQQTVVQNYVVGYRYWFDNNFANAVYTPVVANQQVNVMDNLDMTHISKGRHQVHFQFKDTLQQWSVVVTDSVEKVSLPIANFAYTPQASCDSTIVQFTNLSVDGDTYFWDFGDGTTDTTANPTHIYNTIGHYLVSLTITDTLTGADNTYQTSLFVIGSTSHSFSVTACNSYTSPSGNYTFITSGTYYDTIPNQWGCDSLLMIMATINHSPSNEVTRDGNMLTANASGVNYQWLDCDNGFSPLANETNQSFTATANGNYAVRVSQNNCADTSICYSITTVGILENTFSNDIIVYPNPTDDMVKIDLGEALSEFNVSLMDVNGKLIRQSTYINTKMFELNLDVQSGVYLLIINSRDKKATIRLVKN; encoded by the coding sequence ATGAAAAAGATAGCATTTTCAATTTTAACCAGTATGCTTACTCTCATGAGTTTTGTAAGCCTTGCCCAAAATGAAATTAATGGTTACGAATATTGGTTTGATAATGATTATGCGGGAAAAACGACTACGACTGTTGCTGTACCAAAACAGCAATTAACGGTCAATCAGTTGGTATCAACAAGCGGATTAGCTTCAGGAATCCATACGTTAAATTTTCGTTCGTTTGATAAGAATGGCGTTTACAGCAGTGTATCAAGTAGTTTTTTTTATAAAACTTCGCCAATCAGCAACAATCCAAATCCACAAGTTACAGCCTATCAATATTGGTTAGACAACGATTTTGGGAATGCCGTTACCGTAAGCACACCCGCACAACAACAAATCAATATTAACGAATTAATTTCAATGGCTTCAGTTGCAAACGGAATTCATACACTCAATATCCGTTTTAAAGATAATTTGAATATTTGGAGCAGTGTGGCAAGAAGTTTTTTCTATAAAACATCACAGCAAACTGTGGTGCAAAATTATGTTGTAGGCTATCGTTATTGGTTTGACAATAATTTTGCAAATGCTGTTTACACGCCTGTTGTCGCTAATCAGCAAGTAAATGTGATGGATAATCTGGACATGACCCACATATCAAAAGGAAGGCACCAAGTTCATTTTCAGTTTAAAGACACTTTGCAACAATGGAGTGTTGTTGTGACAGATTCTGTAGAAAAAGTTTCATTGCCCATTGCAAATTTCGCTTACACACCACAAGCAAGTTGCGATTCGACCATCGTTCAATTTACCAATTTAAGCGTTGATGGAGATACTTATTTTTGGGATTTTGGTGATGGAACAACGGATACAACTGCTAATCCGACTCACATTTATAACACGATAGGCCACTATTTGGTCAGCTTAACGATTACGGATACGCTTACGGGTGCAGACAATACCTATCAAACATCTCTATTTGTTATAGGAAGTACATCTCATTCGTTTTCAGTTACAGCTTGCAACAGTTACACATCACCAAGCGGAAATTACACCTTTATCACGAGCGGAACATACTATGACACCATTCCAAACCAATGGGGTTGCGACAGTTTACTAATGATTATGGCTACAATTAATCATAGTCCCAGCAACGAAGTTACAAGAGATGGGAATATGTTAACAGCCAATGCAAGTGGAGTAAATTATCAATGGTTGGATTGCGATAATGGTTTCTCTCCATTAGCAAATGAAACAAACCAGAGTTTTACAGCAACAGCTAACGGGAATTATGCGGTTAGAGTTTCTCAAAATAACTGTGCTGACACCTCCATTTGTTATTCGATTACAACGGTTGGAATTTTGGAAAATACATTTAGTAATGACATAATTGTTTATCCAAACCCAACTGATGACATGGTGAAAATTGATTTGGGAGAAGCTTTGTCTGAGTTTAATGTTAGTTTAATGGACGTAAACGGCAAATTGATTAGACAATCAACATATATAAACACCAAAATGTTTGAACTGAATTTGGATGTTCAGTCTGGTGTCTATTTATTGATAATTAATTCGAGAGATAAAAAGGCAACGATAAGACTGGTGAAAAATTAA